The genomic interval gattgattgattgattgaatgattggttggttgattggttcattattgatttatttattgattggttgattgattgaatgattggttgattgattgtttgtttggttgatcAAAAAGACCACTAGACTAACAATATAAAAGGTTTTGGAACTCTTGTCTATAATTTagagttttttgtttaaacaagcaATGGGCTCATTTTCAAATTAATGTACTGTAAagtaaattttaaatatatgtaagttggactttttatttgttttaaatttgtattgaaaacattggagacattataaaaacattttaacatgtttgttttatatttctgttggaATCTCCTTGGAATTAGTAGAGGatgatcacatacacacacacacacacacacacacacatatatatatatatatatatatatatatatatatatatatatatatatatatatatatatatatatatatatatatatattagttgaTATTAACACTGTTTATGTCCATTTACTAAAGTGTACTTGATTTACCCTCCACTTGCACCTGCCTTTAATTAAGCACTCATTTACTACTATTGGAGTTacctttaatgttttttttcttcgttaAGTACTATACTACACCTTTTTGTTTCATCTATGGCACTAATAGTGATTAGACCTTAATGATACacaggtgtaaaaaaaaattctgtaattCGTGCTACAGTGTAATCTTTTTGtattgtaaaaaatatatatataaataaataaagcatcagCTAAGTCCAAGAGATTGCATCAAAGATGTGCTCTATTTTATAACACAACCAAAAAATTTATActtacttaattaaaaaaaaaaacctttaaatgGTTAGGTGTTTTGCTTATTAACCTTTATGTCGGTAATGGCCTGATAAAGAGATTAAATGCTTTTGCCTTTGGAAAGGTTTTCTCTCATATGTGCAATTATATGTTATGCAGTTACGTGTTACCTAACCTGTAGCCTTTTTCAACCGAGCCACACCTAAACTGGATAGTCAAGGTAAGACAACTCCCTTGGGAAATGTTTTGTTCACAGGCAGTGACTTGAATTTCTGTATTAAAAAACTAAACCACATTATTCAAACTTACCCAAACACAcgattaacttttttttttccagtttaaaagaaaaaaaaaactaatcaaaAACAAACGTCCATGTTAGACAagtgttttgattttattattttttcctgttttgatAGCTGAGGAAACAAtgatatatatactgtacaaaatatttatttacaatatcatGAATTCCttaaaatgtacagaatgaggaaaaaattaaCAAGCTTAAAATATTACAATCTTATATTGTAAAAACAATCATCCAGTTAAGAAAACATTATGGCATAACATTATGCAGTAGTATCTACTGCATGCTGTTAatatgtaaaaagaaagaaataaaatccagTAACATTAACTCTTACAATTGTCCATCAAGTCCTCATTTCAACTGCTCCATACTTGTGCAGGTAAGACAATCATTGTTTGACATTCTTAAACATAGTCCTTGGTGGAGGGTGCAGAGGCCTGGGAGCGAGCAGGAGCACTGTATTTGGCTGTGTATGCTGGCTTGTCATTGTGTGGGCAGCTGGCACACAGCAGACCTCCTCCAATGATCAGCAGAGCAGCAGCGCCCCAGCCGATGAACAACGATGCGCCCAACTCCCTCTTCTGTGCCTGGTTGACCAGTGGGTTGTAGAAGTCCCTGATGACTGTTTGGGCAGTCCAGCACACAGGAATGAGACAAAGTACCCCAGAAATGATGAAAACCACACCCGCTGCCACAGCAACCTTCGCCTTGGAGTTCTCATCCTCCACGCAGTTGGTGCACTTTCCTCCAGCCATGGCCAGTAGGATGCCGAAGATGCCCACCACGATGGAGATGACCGTGAGAGCACGTGCAGCTTGGAGATCTGAACTCAGGGCCAGCATGGAGTCGTATACCTTGCACTGCATCTGTCCTGTGCTCTGGACTACACAGTTCATCCATATGCCTTCCCATTGGATCTGCGATGTGACAATGTTGCTTCCAATGAAAGCTGTGACCCTCCACATAGGGAGAGCGCAGACCACAATAACACCAATCCAGCCAATGATACCCAGGGCAGCGCCCAGCATCTGCAACCCAGCCGACACCATTTTGCTCTACTTCTCTTGGCTTCCTTTTTGCTGTTCAGACAGAACTCTGTGGTATCTTGGCAAGTTTCTGACAAATGCAGTGAGAGCAGATACTATAAAAGTGTctggtggggggtggggtttgTGACACAGGCACCACCTCACAACCCGCTCTTCAGGTTTGGCTGTTTCGACTTGTGCATTGTCAGAATGGGACTGCCCCCCATGAGATTCTGACTCACCTGCTAATATCTTACCTATTTTCAACAAAGTAACAACATATAGCCTTGTATAGTCACATCCTTTTTACTGCTGATCATGATCTTTTTTACATCAGAAACTGAGTGTGTGAGTCATAGTATCAAATATTTTGGCATCGGAAGTGAAAGAATCCGTGATTTTGTAAAGACAGAGATGTTATTCCTCGACAAAATAGAGCGTTGTAGTGGATTTAACCTTTCTATCAGTTTGCTAGACAGAAAATCAATGTAAACAAATTAACTGAAGGATTGTGTTTCTTTGTGCTCTTTTCCTGCTCTTTTCCCTCCGACACTGGTGACGTTTAATAAAAGCTACACGTCTATCTAGATGAGCAAATGAGGCACTGCTATTCTTTTAAAAACCAGACAAAGACCATTTATACTTTCCTCACTCATAATGTCTGGCATTACTGTGGCAGAAACCTAGCTAAAAGCCTTTAGGTATTAAAAAGCCTTGCCTATACAAAGGTGTTTCAGTTATTGCACATATGGCACTGCAGTCAGTTAATAAAGTGTGAAGAGAAGCTAAACCTCCAAAAACTCCAAGGAACAACAAACCTTTCCAGTCTTCCACCCCTAACTGTTAAGGTAAAATACAGTATTAGCTTAATCATGTGATTGTTTTCTGGAATCCTGTGGTTGTTTAATGGATAATATACCTTTGGATTTGGAAATGTAAAAGAGCATAAGGTTATTCGTATTGGCAGACAGTCAGATTTTACAGAATATCttaatttttattgttataagaCATACAACATATTACATGTACATCTACAGGACAGCAACAATACCAGCCGTACTTTGCTGTTGTGAATGTGATACTTGGCTATAAGTAAGAGAATGTTGACAACATCAATTAAATCATTAGAGGTTATTCCAAAAACTACATATTCAATgtttagatttatatttaaactgATGTAAAATCCTTCAGATCAgtccagagtacctggaggaactTTTTGCTGTTTCTCATCACGTCACACAGAGATGTCACATCAAAATTCCTTATAGGGGCAGTGAGGAAATCATGGGaagtgttggggtttttttgttttgttttgtttgttttgtttttttgtatttttttttaccaaccaTTGGAATTGTGAAATCAATAGACACAAACATTCCATGAGACTGTATGTGCTTTTTTGTCTCTGTATTAGTTAAAATGGGGGAGGGACGGGTGAAACAAACCTGCGAACAGCCGATCTGGCTGAACCAGTTTTTAAAAGTGCGGCAGTTGACGTACTATGCCTAGGCATGACTAAACGGCAAGAACTGAACACTGATTAAACAGGGACCTGCTTTGTCATACTGTTTCCAAATAAATTGCAAATCTTAGAGGGCGTGTCCTTATTgctctgttgttgtttgtgttttaaaactATAGACAGAAAAGTATGTTAAATGGTGTTTTCTTCTGTCACGTAAAGGAGGcgcagacagaagcaagtgcagattaggtagtttaatccaaaaacaaGAAGTCCAAAGGGTAATGCAAAAAACCACAATGTTAAACAGGCCATGGTCATACGATCAGGAGAGCaggtcaaaacaggcaaggcagagaatcgaggtcagtggactaaacaaagtcaaaaacagAATATCAACACTTCGTAAGGCTTGGTAATGACACAGACAATAGCAAtcgagcgtatacttcgcaaagacattgTGTTCTAACAGTTTCTatatactgtggagtgagtgttggaagtgtagtcctctttggccatgtttgtagttggttgGTGAGTCACTGGTTTGCAGTGATATGACATCTTGTTTAGCATGAGGCCACTAGTTAACCCATTTAAACTTATTTCTACAGAAAAATGCAGCATATAGTAGTCTAGGAACTGGTGTTTATTATATACAATCCTATACAAACTTTAGTAAGGAATGCCACTGACAAACTGACATTTCATCTGCCTCTGTGCTTGAGAGGCTGGCAGCAAGGGAAAGAACAACTTGTTCATAGGAAAATCTGTggtagcatttattttttttattattctaaagAATTGTACCCAGATGACTGATCATTGCAGTTGAGATATTGTTGAGTTTAGGCACCAAATGGGTCCAATGGTAAGAATTTTAAGTCAAATGTGTTCCAACCATAGACATAAATAGCTATAAGGACACAGATGATTGAACCTCTGTAGTTTTGGAAGGTTTTGCTTTATTCTTTTCGTGTAGCCTATGTCCAGTTTTCAAATTCATGAAGTAAAGTTACCTGATTGGGTTAGGCTACAAGCTCCTAAGTTGGCTATAAATAAACACCTAAGGTCAGTTCAATTTTGTTGTATTATGTAATGTTAAGTTGTTGTATTGTGTAATGTTACTCATTAATGAC from Ictalurus furcatus strain D&B chromosome 18, Billie_1.0, whole genome shotgun sequence carries:
- the LOC128622333 gene encoding claudin-4-like, which translates into the protein MVSQKLQILGLVMALIGFVGIIVICGLPAWKMSAFIGANIVTFQVYWEGLWMDCVVQTTGQMQCKVYDSLLILPVHLQAARALIIVALVVGIFGIIVTIIGGKCTSFVQDESAKAKIAITSGIIFIITGILILIPVCWTTNAIIRDFYNPALTDAQRRELGPCLKMVSAGLQMLGAALGIIGWIGVIVVCALPMWRVTAFIGSNIVTSQIQWEGIWMNCVVQSTGQMQCKVYDSMLALSSDLQAARALTVISIVVGIFGILLAMAGGKCTNCVEDENSKAKVAVAAGVVFIISGVLCLIPVCWTAQTVIRDFYNPLVNQAQKRELGASLFIGWGAAALLIIGGGLLCASCPHNDKPAYTAKYSAPARSQASAPSTKDYV